Proteins encoded together in one Pantoea sp. CCBC3-3-1 window:
- a CDS encoding PepSY domain-containing protein, translating to MSEKILAQPARVENTRSALLPLLRRLHFYIGLFIGPFIFIAALTGTLYVLTPQLENALYAHQLFTPSKVPAKSLADQVRTAQNFVGPGIRISAVRPAPAVGETTRVMFITPESGPSESTAVFVDPGTLEIRGMLPVYGTSGVLPLRTWLDYLHRNLLLGDLGRNYSELAASWLWVAALGGVLLWAASRSSQKVRKAGPGQRQRHWHITLGLLLLAGLLFFSATGLTWSRWAGDNISSMRAHFGWMTPSVNTTLAPPVMQPMTDAMPAMTTSGEHAGHHMTADEHAEHHMTADKHAEHPVPVDEHVEHHMTGPMPAATVAITPAQFNGVVKAARSAGIDAEKIEIRPAWQADKAWTVSEIDRRWPTQVDSVAVDPHDFTVVDKVEFARFGLLAKLTRWGVDAHMGVLFGLPNQLLLATFGLGLCLLIVMGYRLWWQRRPAAGSGPHPADTLLHSWRQLSLSARFLLLVCSVALAFSLPVMGVSLLILVLIDALRWQRAIRIAKH from the coding sequence ATGTCAGAAAAAATTCTGGCGCAGCCGGCGCGCGTGGAAAACACCCGCAGCGCGCTTCTGCCCTTACTACGTCGTCTTCACTTCTATATTGGCCTGTTCATTGGCCCTTTTATCTTTATTGCCGCCCTGACCGGCACCTTATATGTACTGACCCCGCAGCTGGAAAACGCGCTGTATGCCCACCAGCTGTTTACACCCAGCAAGGTGCCCGCAAAATCACTGGCCGACCAGGTGCGGACGGCGCAAAACTTTGTGGGTCCCGGCATCAGGATTTCAGCGGTACGCCCGGCACCCGCCGTCGGCGAGACGACCCGCGTAATGTTTATTACGCCTGAATCCGGGCCTTCGGAATCGACGGCGGTGTTTGTCGATCCCGGCACGCTTGAGATCCGTGGCATGCTGCCGGTTTATGGCACCAGCGGCGTGCTGCCGTTACGGACCTGGCTGGATTATCTGCACCGCAACCTGTTGCTGGGCGATCTCGGCAGAAACTACAGCGAACTTGCCGCCAGCTGGCTGTGGGTTGCCGCGTTGGGTGGCGTGCTGCTCTGGGCTGCCAGCCGTTCATCGCAGAAGGTAAGAAAAGCCGGGCCGGGCCAGCGTCAGCGCCACTGGCATATCACCCTTGGCCTGCTGCTGCTGGCTGGCCTGCTGTTTTTCTCGGCAACCGGACTGACCTGGTCGCGCTGGGCGGGAGACAATATTTCGTCGATGCGGGCGCATTTCGGCTGGATGACGCCATCCGTCAATACGACGCTGGCACCGCCAGTCATGCAGCCGATGACGGACGCGATGCCAGCAATGACGACGTCTGGCGAACATGCCGGGCATCATATGACCGCCGACGAACATGCGGAGCATCATATGACCGCCGACAAGCATGCAGAGCATCCTGTGCCTGTCGACGAGCATGTGGAGCATCATATGACCGGGCCAATGCCCGCCGCGACGGTCGCCATCACGCCCGCGCAGTTTAATGGCGTGGTAAAGGCGGCCCGCAGCGCCGGGATCGACGCTGAAAAAATAGAAATCCGTCCCGCCTGGCAGGCCGACAAAGCCTGGACAGTCAGTGAAATCGATCGCCGCTGGCCTACGCAGGTAGATAGCGTAGCCGTGGATCCGCATGACTTTACGGTGGTGGATAAGGTTGAGTTCGCCCGGTTTGGGTTGCTGGCAAAACTGACGCGCTGGGGGGTGGATGCTCACATGGGCGTGCTGTTTGGCCTGCCTAATCAGCTGCTGCTGGCCACCTTTGGCCTGGGGCTGTGCCTGCTGATCGTGATGGGTTATCGCCTGTGGTGGCAACGACGACCTGCGGCAGGCAGCGGGCCTCATCCGGCGGATACGCTGCTGCACAGCTGGCGACAGCTCTCTCTCAGCGCAAGGTTTTTACTGCTGGTTTGTAGCGTCGCGCTGGCGTTCAGCCTGCCGGTAATGGGCGTCAGCCTGCTAATACTTGTACTGATTGATGCGCTGCGCTGGCAACGAGCCATCAGGATCGCCAAACACTAA
- a CDS encoding type II toxin-antitoxin system RelE/ParE family toxin has protein sequence MLRNIENFRDEWLEDYFLYGKTHKKIPANLESALARKLDLINAATTYKDLRSPPGNRYEELHPPLSEYSAIRINEQYRLIFKWIEGKAIDLYLDPHSYKKHK, from the coding sequence ATGTTGAGAAACATTGAAAATTTTAGGGATGAATGGCTTGAAGATTATTTTTTATATGGCAAAACGCATAAAAAAATCCCGGCAAATCTGGAGTCAGCATTAGCTCGCAAACTGGACCTGATAAATGCTGCGACAACGTATAAGGACTTACGATCGCCACCGGGTAATCGATATGAAGAGTTGCATCCTCCGCTGAGTGAGTACTCTGCGATACGCATCAATGAGCAATACCGATTAATTTTCAAATGGATTGAAGGAAAAGCAATTGATCTTTATTTAGATCCGCACAGTTATAAAAAACACAAATGA
- a CDS encoding HigA family addiction module antitoxin, translated as MKQATRKPTTPGDILLYEYLEPLSLKINDLAEMLNVHRNSVSALLNNNRKLTPDMAFRLAMVFDTSVEFWLNLQNSVDIWEVENDARTQEEMSRVTSLERFLTQRAAKNKVA; from the coding sequence ATGAAACAAGCGACACGTAAGCCCACCACCCCAGGCGATATTTTGTTATACGAATACCTGGAACCGCTTTCGCTAAAAATCAATGACTTAGCAGAGATGCTCAATGTACACCGTAATTCGGTCAGCGCTTTACTGAATAACAACCGCAAACTGACGCCTGATATGGCTTTCAGACTGGCTATGGTCTTTGATACCAGCGTTGAATTTTGGTTAAACCTGCAAAACAGCGTGGATATTTGGGAAGTGGAAAACGATGCGCGCACTCAGGAAGAGATGAGCCGCGTAACCTCTTTAGAACGTTTTCTTACGCAGCGAGCCGCTAAGAACAAGGTAGCCTGA
- a CDS encoding MFS transporter yields the protein MFNWTSTQRNVAFACFASWMLDAFDFFILVFVLSDIAANFHTEISDVSLAIMLTLAVRPIGALLFGHLAEKYGRRPILMVNIVTFSLFELLSAWSPTLATFLAFRVVYGIAMGGIWGVASSLAMETIPDRSRGMMSGIFQAGYPAGYLLASIIFGLFYSMVGWRGMFLIGALPVLLLPFVWFKVPESPVWLAARERGERASLLPVLRSHWKLCLWLVLLMACFNFFSHGTQDLYPTFLKVQHGFDPHTVSIIAICYNIAAMLGGVLFGTLSEKIGRKKAIIIAALLALPVLPLWAFSTGSVTIGLGAFLMQFMVQGAWGVVPGYLTELVPANTRAVLPGFVYQLGNLIASVNATLQSRIAESHGNNYGLAMAIVAGTVAVLICVLVAFGRETRGIELTARNK from the coding sequence ATGTTCAACTGGACTTCAACCCAGCGCAATGTGGCTTTCGCCTGCTTTGCCAGCTGGATGCTGGACGCGTTCGACTTTTTTATACTGGTGTTCGTGCTGAGTGATATTGCCGCTAACTTTCATACTGAAATTTCCGACGTTTCGCTGGCGATTATGCTGACGCTGGCGGTCAGGCCGATAGGCGCACTGCTGTTTGGTCATCTTGCCGAAAAGTATGGCCGACGGCCGATTCTAATGGTGAATATCGTCACCTTTTCGCTGTTTGAATTACTGTCCGCCTGGTCGCCCACGCTGGCGACGTTTTTGGCTTTTCGCGTGGTCTACGGCATTGCGATGGGCGGTATCTGGGGCGTTGCGTCGTCGCTGGCGATGGAAACCATTCCCGATCGTTCACGCGGCATGATGTCCGGCATTTTTCAGGCCGGCTATCCGGCCGGTTATCTGCTGGCGTCGATCATCTTTGGGCTGTTTTACAGCATGGTTGGCTGGCGCGGCATGTTTTTAATCGGTGCTTTGCCGGTGCTGCTGCTGCCGTTTGTCTGGTTCAAAGTGCCGGAGTCACCGGTATGGCTGGCCGCCAGAGAACGAGGCGAGCGGGCATCGCTGCTGCCGGTATTACGCAGCCACTGGAAGCTTTGTCTCTGGCTGGTGTTGTTGATGGCCTGCTTTAACTTCTTCAGCCACGGCACTCAGGATCTCTACCCAACCTTCCTGAAAGTGCAGCACGGCTTCGATCCGCATACGGTCAGTATTATTGCCATTTGCTATAACATTGCGGCAATGCTGGGCGGGGTACTGTTTGGCACGCTGTCAGAGAAAATCGGCCGGAAAAAAGCGATTATCATCGCGGCGCTGCTGGCGTTGCCGGTGCTACCGCTGTGGGCGTTTTCAACCGGTTCGGTGACGATTGGGCTGGGCGCTTTCCTGATGCAGTTTATGGTGCAGGGCGCGTGGGGCGTGGTGCCGGGCTATCTGACTGAGTTAGTGCCTGCCAATACGCGAGCGGTGCTGCCGGGATTCGTTTATCAGCTGGGAAATCTGATTGCGTCGGTCAACGCCACGTTGCAGTCGCGCATTGCAGAAAGCCATGGCAATAACTATGGGCTGGCGATGGCGATAGTGGCAGGTACGGTTGCGGTATTGATTTGCGTGCTTGTCGCTTTCGGACGCGAAACGCGGGGAATCGAACTGACCGCCCGCAACAAGTAG
- a CDS encoding DUF2946 domain-containing protein, whose protein sequence is MSLIQMHRSPSRFAAWLGLIAILLLFIAPVISKSLTTSPARHAMMMASHQPADHDADCVMAEMSPQEHARMQAHHPLSMMDDSACGYCVLLAHLPLDLNNLPPLWSVLQAAKQPALPLLRPLFSRFAPRFFHPRAPPIF, encoded by the coding sequence TTGTCGCTGATTCAGATGCACCGTTCGCCCAGCCGTTTTGCTGCCTGGCTGGGACTGATCGCTATACTGCTGCTGTTTATCGCGCCGGTGATTTCAAAATCGCTGACGACTTCCCCTGCCCGCCACGCAATGATGATGGCGAGCCATCAGCCCGCCGATCATGACGCAGACTGCGTAATGGCCGAGATGTCGCCCCAGGAACATGCCCGCATGCAGGCGCACCATCCCCTGTCGATGATGGACGACAGCGCCTGCGGCTACTGTGTGCTGCTGGCGCATCTGCCGTTGGATTTAAATAATCTGCCGCCGCTGTGGTCAGTGCTTCAGGCGGCAAAGCAGCCCGCTCTGCCATTGCTTCGCCCCCTCTTCTCACGCTTTGCGCCGCGTTTTTTCCATCCCCGGGCCCCGCCCATTTTCTGA